The following are from one region of the Nicotiana tabacum cultivar K326 chromosome 3, ASM71507v2, whole genome shotgun sequence genome:
- the LOC107824717 gene encoding heterogeneous nuclear ribonucleoprotein 1, protein MDEQNGITLNGVNIKLEEEETNDLRTSPDHQNDDVGASQPHTGDGASPGKIFIGGLARETTSAQFVKHFGKYGEIIDSVIMKDRRTGQPRGFGFVTYLDPSVVDKVIEEDHIINGKQVEIKRTIPRGGGSSSKDFKTKKIFVGGIPTTVSEDEFKDFFLKFGEVNEHQIMRDHSTGRSRGFGFITFDSEKSVEDILANGNRLDFAGTQVEIKKAEPKRPNAPLPAPSKRQGHPRASFGGGFSDAYGGYGDSGFGAGGPYRSGGPYGGRSSAFGGYSGAGMGGYGAYGGSGAYGGFREEASFGYSSRYGGAFGRGYDVGGGYGGPSEGYGGYAAGGGGYGSGYGAGLGGGYGGGDGTGGSMYGSSRGSYGGAGSGRYHPYGR, encoded by the exons ATGGACGAACAGAATGGGATTACTTTAAATGGTGTTAATATTAAGTTGGAGGAAGAAGAAACTAATGACCTAAGAACATCTCCTGACCATCAAAACGACGACGTCGGCGCCTCTCAACCTCATACTGGAGATGGTGCTAGTCCTGG AAAGATATTTATTGGGGGCTTGGCTAGAGAAACAACTTCAG CTCAATTTGTCAAGCACTTTGGTAAATATGGTGAGATTATTGATTCCGTGATTATGAAGGACAGACGAACAGGGCAGCCACGCGGGTTTGGTTTTGTGACTTATTTGGACCCGTCTGTTGTGGACAAAGTCATTGAGGAAGACCACATTATAAATGGAAAACAA GTGGAAATCAAGCGAACTATACCTagaggaggaggttccagctccaAAGATTTCAAGACGAAGAAGATTTTTGTGGGCGGCATCCCAACAACAGTTAGTGAAG ATGAGTTCAAAGACTTCTTTTTAAAGTTCGGAGAGGTGAACGAGCACCAGATCATGCGTGACCATTCTACTGGTCGTTCTCGTGGCTTTGGATTCATTACTTTTGACTCAGAAAAATCTGTTGAGGATATCTTGGCTAATGGAAACAGGCTTGATTTTGCTGGAACCCAG GTGGAGATCAAGAAGGCTGAGCCGAAGAGACCTAATGCACCACTGCCAGCTCCATCCAAGCGCCAAGGTCATCCGAGAGCTTCATTTGGTGGTGGATTTTCAGATGCTTATGGTGGTTATGGAGACTCTGGCTTTGGTGCTGGTGGTCCTTATAGGTCCGGTGGCCCCTATGGTGGTAGATCCAGTGCATTTGGTGGATATAGTGGAGCGGGAATGGGTGGATATGGAGCATATGGTGGCAGTGGTGCCTATGGAGGCTTTAGGGAGGAGGCTTCTTTTGGGTATTCTAGCCGTTATGGTGGAGCTTTTGGTAGAGGTTATGATGTTGGTGGTGGCTATGGGGGACCTAGTGAAGGTTATGGAGGATATGCTGCCGGTGGCGGTGGATATGGCAGTGGATATGGTGCTGGTCTTGGCGGTGGTTATGGAGGAGGAGATGGTACTGGAGGTTCAATGTATGGAAGTagtaggggaagctatggtggtGCTGGTTCCGGCAGATATCACCCATATGGGAGATAG